TTCTTTATCAAATTCATTTTTGGTCTCTATCTCATACATATATTGGTCAAGTCGGTCAACATCGAAAGGAGTTTCCTTCAGCTTATCAAGGCGTTTCAATTTTTTAAAGGCCATGAATTTTCCTATGGAAAAAAGATAGGTCTTCAAAGAACTTCCCAAGGTGTCGATGTTACCGTTATGTATGTTATCCATCAAAGCAATGATACTATCCTGATACAGGTCTAACAGTTCTTCTCTTTCAAGGTTAAACCGTGAGGCAAACTTTAAAAAAGGCTTTCTGTACTCGGCATAGAGATTGCCAAGTTCCGTTTTGTCTCCTTTTTTTATACGCTCAATGAGGGCATGTATCTGCTCTTTGTTCAATTAGTTTGGTTTTGGCAAAAAGGTTAACGTTTCTTGGCTGAAGAAACATCTTAAAACAAATAAACAAAAAAAATATGTTTTCAATGTTTACCTAAAATAACCAAAGGCACTAATATTTATAGAAAACTACCTATAACCAACATTGAGAGCCTATATGAATTCCATTTATCCTTTTGTAGTAATTCTATTACTGACTGCCTGTAAAACCGATGAAAAAAAGGAAGCAGTTACTGAAGCTTCCGAAACGCCGAAACCCAGTATTGTAGAAGTCAAAACACAGAGTATGGAGTTCTTCTCACCAGATACACTCAAATCTGGTTGGAACACCTTTGTTTATGAAAACGAGTCGTCTGAAGTCCATTTTATTTTAATGGATCTATATCCTGAAGGAAAAACTGCAGCAGATACCAAAACAGACATATTACCACCTTTTGAAGAAGGCATGAAACTTATAATGGAAGGTGATATTGACAACGCCATAGTCGCCTTTGGCAAATTGCCTCCTTGGTTTCAAGAAGTTAAATATATGGGCGGTACGGGAATAATTTCCCCAAAACACATAGCCACAAGTACCATTTATCTCGAGCCTGGTCTGTACATAATGGAATGTTATGTAAAAATGGCAGATGGCACTTGGCATACCTCACACGGCATGTTCAAAGAAATTATCGTTACACGGGAAAGTACCAAAATGGAACCCCCAAAACCAACTATTAAAATTGAAATTTCAAGCACTGAAGGCATTGTTGTTAAAGACACGATTGAGGGCGGCAAACAAACATTAGAGGTTTTGTTTAAAGACCAAACCGTATACGAACATTTTTTGGGGCACGATGTAAACTTGGTCAAATACAATGATGATGCTTCATTGGATTCCTTGGTTCATTGGATGAATTGGATGAACCCTGATGGGCTCATTACGCCTTCACCTAATGGTTTTACTTTCTTGGGAGGCATTAACAACTTACCTACTTTGGGCAAAGGGTATTTTGAGGTAAACCTAACAAAAGGCAATTATATGTTGATATCAGAAGTTCCATTGGCGGACAAAAAACAATTAATTCAAAAATTCACTATAAACTAAATTTAATCATGGTTCGGGAAGTAAGATGAGTAATAACAAGTCCTAAAACCAATTTCGAAACCATTTGTTGATTAAAGCCAGATTTTAACTGGAGAGCCAAGGAATAATTAATCTTGGAATTATGAATTAAAAAAGAAAACAGGTAGTACTTACAATACCTTGGCTCATGGAATATTGAATATCATTAAAAACCTAAATATTTGAGTTATGAGAATACACCTATTTTTAAAAGTTTCGTTAGTTTTTTTGGCAATGGATGCTTGTGAATCATGTGAACCAGAGGATCTACTGGATATAGAATGCCAGAGCCAAAAGGCTGAAGATATTAGTGCTGCTGAAGATGCTGCTGATTTTTTTCGGCAAGGAGCAATCAATGATGAAAATCTAAGTGAAGAAGAGTTTGAAGAAACTATAGCTGATATTAATAGTACTTTAGAGGATACAAAGAGAAGAATAAGAGATCGTCCATGTAATTAACTCCTAATACAGTGAA
This DNA window, taken from Maribacter algicola, encodes the following:
- a CDS encoding RNA polymerase sigma factor, which produces MNKEQIHALIERIKKGDKTELGNLYAEYRKPFLKFASRFNLEREELLDLYQDSIIALMDNIHNGNIDTLGSSLKTYLFSIGKFMAFKKLKRLDKLKETPFDVDRLDQYMYEIETKNEFDKEEIALFKHSYRKMGKKCQEVLNLYYYRGFSIEEIQETLGYDNYNVVKSQKSRCLKQLKLLVVNAKNEQ